One window of the Archangium primigenium genome contains the following:
- a CDS encoding YceI family protein, with product MHSKLSRFVTTTLLGAACLTACGDDEVKGADLSRVTFPARNDFPAGSSSLKTLPAGTRTYNLDSALETSHLYVQIFAGGSLGDNHIVRATNWSGTAQFDPSNLEGCAVSVTVQVEGLDPERDEMRELAGFKKVDESSRNTIREHLRTPEQLDFEKHKTIQFTSKSCTLSAERGEGGHPKVDVKGDLTVRGATQEVMLPLEVSVDDKSLAGRGIMVARHADFGFEPYSTLGGLAQNKQDIYFVLDVRGQRAP from the coding sequence ATGCACAGCAAACTGTCCCGCTTCGTCACCACGACCCTGCTCGGCGCGGCCTGCCTGACCGCGTGTGGCGATGACGAGGTCAAGGGCGCGGACCTCTCCCGCGTCACCTTCCCCGCGCGCAACGACTTCCCCGCCGGCTCGAGCAGCCTCAAGACGCTGCCCGCGGGCACGCGCACCTACAACCTGGACTCCGCGCTCGAGACGAGCCACCTGTATGTCCAGATCTTCGCGGGCGGCTCGCTGGGCGACAACCACATCGTGCGCGCCACCAACTGGTCGGGCACCGCCCAGTTCGATCCCTCGAACCTGGAAGGCTGCGCCGTGTCGGTGACGGTGCAGGTGGAGGGCCTGGATCCCGAGCGCGACGAGATGCGTGAGCTGGCGGGCTTCAAGAAGGTGGACGAGAGCAGCCGCAACACCATCCGCGAGCACCTGCGGACCCCGGAGCAGCTCGACTTCGAGAAGCACAAGACGATCCAGTTCACGTCGAAGAGCTGCACGCTCTCCGCGGAGCGCGGCGAGGGCGGCCACCCCAAGGTGGACGTGAAGGGTGACCTGACCGTGCGGGGCGCCACGCAGGAAGTCATGCTGCCGCTGGAGGTGTCCGTGGACGACAAGTCGCTCGCGGGCCGGGGTATCATGGTCGCGCGGCACGCGGACTTCGGCTTCGAGCCCTACTCGACGCTGGGCGGACTGGCCCAGAACAAGCAGGACATCTACTTCGTGCTGGACGTGCGCGGCCAGCGCGCGCCGTAA
- the rnr gene encoding ribonuclease R — protein MKRLLAESKHPLGVKELLKLTQLHPGQQTQLKRVLRDLVRDGALLKEGKRFRLSQARPSEPLPVKEGGGGGGARPPFRRERPESSGSARAEPPRNESSSAPASPWRFAAKGGFSREPRAEPRGRFVRDGRMEQPKRRFEEQRGAPPGRGAPPERFARDERRPGPRMDRSERERRPGQERVLVDGVFHAHRDGYGFVHPLSGEGDNIFLPPHEAARALDNDRVQVEAWGRPGRMEGRLVRVVGRLRQLVVGTYVAGGRRDTRVLPSDKNLQAQGAIRVPPTQMARDGDLVKVRLGVGADLLEPGEGLYGEVAGSLGKPGDPSAEVLSIAYSQGFSDEFPPDVMDEADAILTTVSEAEARGEARRDLRSLALVTIDGEDARDFDDAVYAEEVAQGWRLVVAIADVTHYVREGTALDAEALRRATSVYLPDRVLPMLPERLSNGICSLRPDEDRLCMVADMVLDRQGKLVSSELYPAVMRSQARCTYNEVQDVLDGTDVPHRNAFKPHFERLQALARVLTRMRKERGAIDFNLPEHKVLMGEDGLPLRMEKRERKDSHRLIEECMLAANEAVAKFFADLGLPSVYRYHGEPDEEKLALFAQMAQAYGFKLNAEDITPKALNDFMRQLQGHPEERALNQLLLRSMMQAVYTSGDMGHYGLAAEYYLHFTSPIRRYPDLLVHRLLKAHWNRQGQRRPEGVVEREERRLEDMAAQSSDRERAAMQAERETVSFYAALMMKDRVGEEFAATVAGIAEFGFFVELDTVHVEGLVRADSLGAGARFDKALLALLLPGGFRVRVGQKARVRLTGVNVTLRRIDFEALEVAGHAVKGLQAVSRQEHEQRRREAKEDRKKTARLARDQTRREKWGTPRSDTGEHERSLAEAEEAQRRLVADAPPTVEMSAEVLAQFSDDTLSEGATPPPAAPSAFERLRTLASQTAPAEPTPAPEAVTAPVPTTPEVTPTPPRAKSRASEGSRQNKAPAKKAAAQKAPAAKKTPAKKAAAQKAPAKKASAKKAPAKKVTAKKTPVKKAPAKKATAKKTPVKKAPAKKAPAKKAAQKAPAKKAAAKKAPAKKAPAKKATGKTAASRRGKKP, from the coding sequence GTGAAGCGTCTCCTCGCCGAGTCCAAACACCCGCTCGGCGTCAAGGAACTGCTCAAACTCACCCAACTGCACCCGGGCCAGCAGACCCAGCTCAAGCGTGTCCTCCGGGACCTGGTTCGCGACGGCGCCCTGCTCAAGGAGGGCAAGCGCTTCCGCCTGAGCCAGGCGCGGCCCTCCGAGCCCCTGCCCGTGAAAGAGGGCGGGGGTGGGGGCGGGGCCCGGCCTCCCTTCCGCCGCGAGCGCCCGGAGTCCTCCGGGTCCGCACGCGCCGAGCCGCCCCGGAACGAGTCGTCCTCGGCTCCGGCCTCCCCGTGGCGCTTCGCCGCGAAGGGCGGCTTCTCGCGCGAGCCGCGCGCCGAGCCCCGGGGCCGCTTCGTGCGCGATGGCCGCATGGAGCAGCCCAAGCGCCGCTTCGAGGAGCAGCGCGGCGCGCCCCCGGGCCGCGGCGCTCCGCCCGAGCGCTTCGCCCGGGACGAGCGCCGCCCCGGTCCCCGCATGGATCGCTCCGAGCGCGAGCGCCGCCCGGGACAGGAGCGCGTGCTGGTGGACGGCGTCTTCCACGCGCACCGGGACGGCTACGGCTTCGTGCACCCGCTGTCCGGCGAGGGCGACAACATCTTCCTGCCGCCCCACGAGGCGGCGCGCGCGCTCGACAATGACCGCGTGCAGGTGGAGGCCTGGGGCCGTCCCGGACGCATGGAGGGGCGGCTCGTGCGCGTGGTGGGCCGGCTGCGCCAGCTCGTCGTGGGCACCTACGTGGCCGGTGGCCGGCGCGACACCCGCGTGCTGCCCTCGGACAAGAACCTCCAGGCCCAAGGGGCCATCCGCGTGCCGCCCACCCAGATGGCGCGCGATGGCGACCTGGTGAAGGTGCGCCTGGGCGTGGGCGCCGACCTGCTGGAGCCCGGCGAGGGGCTCTACGGCGAGGTGGCCGGCTCGCTCGGCAAGCCCGGGGATCCGAGCGCCGAGGTGCTCTCCATCGCCTACTCCCAGGGCTTCTCGGACGAGTTCCCCCCGGACGTCATGGACGAGGCGGACGCCATCCTCACCACCGTCTCCGAGGCCGAGGCCCGGGGCGAGGCGCGCCGCGACCTGCGCTCGCTGGCGCTCGTCACCATCGACGGTGAGGACGCGCGCGACTTCGACGACGCCGTCTACGCCGAGGAGGTGGCCCAGGGCTGGCGGCTCGTGGTGGCCATCGCGGACGTGACGCACTACGTGCGCGAGGGCACCGCGCTGGACGCCGAGGCCCTGCGCCGCGCCACCTCCGTCTACCTGCCCGACCGCGTGCTGCCCATGCTCCCCGAGCGCCTGAGCAACGGCATCTGCTCGCTGCGTCCCGACGAGGACCGGCTGTGCATGGTGGCCGACATGGTGCTCGACCGGCAGGGCAAGCTCGTCTCCAGCGAGCTGTACCCGGCCGTCATGCGCAGTCAGGCCCGCTGCACCTACAACGAGGTGCAGGACGTGCTCGACGGCACGGACGTGCCGCACCGCAACGCCTTCAAGCCCCACTTCGAGCGGCTCCAGGCCCTCGCGCGCGTGCTCACGCGGATGCGCAAGGAGCGCGGCGCCATCGACTTCAACCTGCCCGAGCACAAGGTGCTCATGGGCGAGGACGGCCTGCCCCTGCGCATGGAGAAGCGCGAGCGCAAGGACAGCCACCGGCTCATCGAGGAGTGCATGCTCGCCGCCAACGAGGCGGTGGCGAAGTTCTTCGCGGACCTGGGCCTGCCCAGCGTCTACCGCTACCACGGCGAGCCCGACGAGGAGAAGCTCGCCCTCTTCGCGCAGATGGCCCAGGCCTACGGCTTCAAGCTCAACGCCGAGGACATCACCCCCAAGGCCCTCAACGACTTCATGCGCCAGTTGCAGGGCCACCCCGAGGAGCGCGCCCTCAACCAGCTCCTGCTGCGCTCCATGATGCAGGCCGTCTACACGTCCGGGGACATGGGCCACTACGGCCTGGCCGCCGAGTACTACCTGCACTTCACCTCGCCCATCCGCCGCTACCCGGACCTGCTCGTGCACCGGCTGCTCAAGGCGCACTGGAACCGCCAGGGCCAGCGCCGTCCGGAGGGCGTGGTGGAGCGCGAGGAGCGGCGGCTGGAGGACATGGCCGCCCAGAGCTCGGACCGCGAGCGCGCCGCCATGCAGGCCGAGCGCGAGACCGTCTCCTTCTACGCCGCCCTGATGATGAAGGACCGGGTGGGCGAGGAGTTCGCCGCCACCGTGGCCGGCATCGCCGAGTTCGGCTTCTTCGTGGAGCTGGACACGGTGCACGTCGAGGGCCTGGTCCGCGCGGACTCGCTCGGGGCCGGTGCCCGCTTCGACAAGGCGCTGCTCGCGCTGCTGCTGCCGGGCGGCTTCCGCGTCCGCGTGGGACAGAAGGCCCGGGTGCGGCTGACCGGCGTGAACGTCACCCTGCGGCGCATCGACTTCGAGGCCCTCGAGGTCGCCGGCCACGCCGTGAAGGGCCTGCAGGCCGTGTCGCGGCAGGAGCACGAGCAGCGCCGCCGCGAGGCCAAGGAGGATCGCAAGAAGACGGCCCGGCTCGCGCGCGATCAGACGCGGCGCGAGAAGTGGGGCACGCCCCGGAGCGACACGGGCGAGCACGAGCGCTCCCTGGCCGAGGCCGAGGAGGCCCAGCGCCGTCTGGTGGCCGACGCGCCCCCGACGGTGGAGATGTCCGCGGAGGTGCTGGCGCAGTTCTCCGACGACACCCTGTCCGAGGGCGCCACGCCGCCTCCGGCCGCGCCGTCGGCCTTCGAGCGTCTGCGCACCCTCGCGTCCCAGACGGCCCCCGCCGAGCCGACCCCGGCCCCCGAGGCCGTCACGGCTCCGGTGCCCACCACGCCCGAGGTGACCCCGACGCCCCCGCGTGCGAAGTCGCGGGCCTCGGAGGGCAGCCGCCAGAACAAGGCGCCCGCGAAGAAGGCCGCCGCCCAGAAGGCTCCGGCCGCCAAGAAGACGCCCGCGAAGAAGGCCGCCGCCCAGAAGGCTCCGGCCAAGAAGGCGTCCGCGAAGAAGGCCCCGGCCAAGAAGGTGACCGCGAAGAAGACGCCGGTGAAGAAGGCCCCGGCCAAGAAGGCGACCGCGAAGAAGACGCCGGTGAAGAAGGCTCCGGCCAAGAAGGCCCCGGCGAAGAAGGCCGCCCAGAAGGCTCCGGCCAAGAAGGCCGCCGCCAAGAAGGCTCCGGCCAAGAAGGCTCCGGCGAAGAAGGCGACCGGGAAGACGGCCGCCTCCCGTCGCGGGAAGAAGCCGTAG
- a CDS encoding protease inhibitor I42 family protein gives MAKPRSGAKKATPAAKKAKSKPGVLKSASKRVAKAASKLVTKAAGTAKVGKKAPVEPKKVAAKKSAAAPVKKAVEKAVEKVAEKVTEKAAAKVKQVAGVAKKAVEKVATQVKEVTKAVKGREGGSGRVETPVVEKPRPRATKLPPPGEPLNKRDMEQLLTAGQGRGVVGEGSLKGRLTLVEGLPGLVVVGRDKRELVFVLQGPDQEVLPAYVDHKVSVSGLIKKTTNYGGTVDVRKFSAKKPEAEEPAPAPVEVENRLRYLSPGEVSQVISAGMGAGMKGFASLRGNLEMTGEEFVLVVSNAGTRQQVSFILEGKGSKGLRRFLGQTIAVTGVADKSSGWGGRIDVENVEVRPAEARPISREGLETVLVEGELSANIDVRLNHAFIVRLQEQPGLSWAIEPTAAKRLGLRESNFEPGSEGNATREFFFTPRNPGSSDVEFFLAKAFNPGQVERSFKLNVTVRL, from the coding sequence ATGGCCAAGCCCAGGTCTGGGGCCAAGAAGGCGACTCCCGCTGCGAAGAAGGCCAAATCGAAACCGGGTGTGCTCAAGAGCGCGTCCAAGCGCGTCGCGAAGGCCGCTTCGAAGTTGGTGACGAAGGCAGCCGGAACCGCGAAGGTGGGCAAGAAAGCCCCGGTGGAACCCAAGAAGGTCGCCGCGAAGAAGTCCGCCGCCGCCCCGGTCAAGAAGGCCGTGGAGAAGGCAGTGGAGAAGGTCGCCGAAAAGGTCACCGAGAAGGCCGCCGCCAAGGTGAAGCAGGTGGCGGGGGTGGCCAAGAAGGCCGTGGAGAAGGTGGCCACCCAGGTCAAGGAAGTCACCAAGGCCGTCAAGGGTCGGGAGGGCGGCTCGGGCCGGGTGGAGACACCGGTGGTCGAGAAGCCGCGTCCGCGCGCCACCAAGCTGCCCCCTCCGGGAGAGCCGCTCAACAAGCGCGACATGGAGCAGTTGCTCACCGCCGGCCAGGGCCGCGGCGTCGTGGGCGAGGGCAGCCTCAAGGGGCGTCTGACGCTCGTGGAGGGGCTGCCGGGCTTGGTCGTGGTGGGCCGCGACAAGCGCGAGCTCGTCTTCGTGCTCCAGGGGCCGGACCAGGAAGTGCTCCCCGCCTACGTGGACCACAAGGTCTCCGTCAGCGGGCTCATCAAGAAGACCACCAACTACGGCGGCACGGTGGACGTGCGGAAGTTCTCCGCCAAGAAGCCCGAGGCCGAGGAGCCCGCTCCCGCGCCCGTGGAGGTGGAGAACCGCCTGCGCTACCTGTCGCCGGGCGAGGTGTCCCAGGTCATCTCCGCCGGCATGGGCGCGGGCATGAAGGGCTTCGCCTCGCTGCGCGGCAACCTGGAGATGACCGGCGAGGAGTTCGTGCTGGTGGTCTCCAACGCCGGCACCCGCCAGCAGGTGTCCTTCATCCTCGAGGGCAAGGGAAGCAAGGGCCTGCGCCGCTTCCTCGGGCAGACCATCGCCGTCACCGGCGTGGCGGACAAGTCCTCGGGGTGGGGCGGTCGCATCGACGTGGAGAACGTCGAGGTGCGGCCCGCCGAGGCCCGCCCCATCTCCCGCGAGGGGCTGGAGACGGTGCTCGTGGAGGGCGAGCTGTCCGCCAACATCGACGTGCGGCTCAACCACGCCTTCATCGTCCGCCTGCAGGAGCAGCCGGGTCTGTCCTGGGCCATCGAGCCCACGGCGGCCAAGCGGCTGGGCCTGCGCGAGTCCAACTTCGAGCCTGGCTCGGAAGGGAACGCCACGCGCGAGTTCTTCTTCACCCCGCGCAACCCCGGCTCCTCCGACGTGGAATTCTTCCTCGCCAAGGCCTTCAACCCCGGTCAGGTCGAGCGCTCGTTCAAGCTCAACGTGACCGTGCGACTCTGA
- the glp gene encoding gephyrin-like molybdotransferase Glp, which produces MKEDSELLPAEEARARTLALVQPLPTEWVPWDDALGRALAEDVRAQRTLPPWDNSAMDGYAVRSEDLTRPAPVRLRVGETIYAGQTPRQGLVPGGCARIMTGAPLPPGADAVVMRERTRPGPEADTVDILEAVGPGHFVRPRGEDAREGEVLLPRGTPLGIPELGLLVAQGRSLVPVPRRPRVAILSTGDELCRLDAPAEGRIVDANAPVLAQAVRRAGGVPTLLGIARDTLEDVSRLLEGAEGHDLLLTSAGMSVGEHDFVREALSRWGVRQDFWRVAIKPGKPLGVGHKGRLVYCGLPGNPTSSLVTFELFVRPALRRMLGHADVEPPRVPGRVSGELKKAPGLAHFIRVTTRWKEGELWASPLSTQTSGVLRSAASATHLLHFPREASRLTTGDGVELLPLSWGA; this is translated from the coding sequence ATGAAGGAAGACTCGGAGCTGTTGCCCGCGGAGGAGGCCCGTGCTCGCACGCTCGCCCTCGTCCAGCCCCTGCCCACCGAATGGGTGCCCTGGGACGACGCCCTCGGGCGCGCCCTGGCCGAGGACGTGCGGGCGCAGCGCACCCTGCCGCCCTGGGACAACTCGGCCATGGATGGTTACGCGGTGCGCAGCGAGGACCTGACGCGCCCGGCGCCGGTGCGCCTGCGCGTGGGGGAGACGATCTACGCCGGGCAGACGCCGCGCCAGGGGCTGGTGCCGGGGGGCTGCGCGCGCATCATGACGGGCGCGCCCCTGCCCCCGGGCGCCGACGCGGTGGTGATGCGCGAGCGCACCCGGCCGGGTCCCGAGGCGGACACCGTGGACATCCTCGAGGCGGTGGGCCCGGGCCACTTCGTGCGGCCCCGCGGCGAGGACGCGCGCGAGGGCGAGGTGCTGCTGCCGCGGGGCACGCCGCTCGGCATTCCCGAGCTGGGCCTGCTGGTGGCACAGGGCCGGAGCCTGGTGCCGGTCCCCCGGCGGCCCCGGGTGGCCATCCTCTCCACCGGAGACGAACTGTGTCGGCTGGACGCGCCCGCCGAGGGGCGCATCGTGGACGCCAACGCGCCGGTGCTCGCCCAGGCGGTGCGGCGGGCGGGCGGCGTGCCCACGCTGCTCGGCATCGCCCGGGACACCCTGGAGGACGTGTCGCGCCTGCTGGAGGGCGCCGAGGGGCATGACCTGCTCCTCACCAGCGCGGGCATGTCCGTGGGCGAGCACGACTTCGTGCGCGAGGCCCTGTCGCGCTGGGGCGTGCGCCAGGACTTCTGGCGCGTGGCCATCAAGCCCGGCAAGCCCCTGGGCGTGGGCCACAAGGGCCGGCTCGTCTACTGCGGACTGCCCGGCAACCCCACCTCGTCGCTCGTCACCTTCGAGTTGTTCGTGCGCCCCGCCCTGCGGCGCATGCTGGGCCACGCCGACGTCGAACCACCCCGGGTACCCGGCAGGGTCTCCGGCGAGCTGAAGAAGGCTCCGGGCCTGGCGCACTTCATCCGTGTGACCACGCGGTGGAAGGAGGGCGAGCTGTGGGCGAGCCCCCTGTCCACACAGACGTCGGGCGTGCTGCGCTCCGCGGCCTCGGCGACCCACCTGCTCCACTTCCCCCGGGAGGCCAGTAGACTGACTACTGGAGACGGGGTGGAGTTATTGCCCCTGTCTTGGGGGGCATGA
- the ribA gene encoding GTP cyclohydrolase II, with translation MSETRTPQMLPHRKGAALLELFSEAEVPTERGVLRTVVFREKRNGREHVALVVGKVHDVEGVPVRVHSECLTSEVFGSLKCDCRAQLDKALDFITQNGLGVLLYLRQEGRGIGLGNKIKAYALQSQGLDTYEANRKLGFPDDLRSYDIAAEMLRLLGVRSVDLITNNPLKIAGLVDEGIPVRRRIPSRTEHNPHNVDYLRTKRERTGHLIELFAEDEDSEAKVG, from the coding sequence ATGTCCGAGACGCGCACGCCCCAGATGCTTCCCCACCGCAAGGGCGCCGCCCTGCTGGAGCTCTTCTCCGAGGCCGAGGTGCCCACCGAGCGGGGGGTCCTCCGCACGGTCGTCTTCCGGGAGAAGCGCAACGGCCGCGAGCACGTGGCCCTGGTGGTGGGCAAGGTCCACGACGTGGAGGGCGTGCCCGTCCGGGTTCACTCCGAGTGCTTGACCAGCGAGGTCTTCGGCAGCCTCAAGTGCGACTGCCGCGCGCAGTTGGACAAGGCCCTGGACTTCATCACCCAGAACGGACTGGGCGTGTTGCTCTACCTGCGGCAGGAGGGCCGGGGCATCGGCCTGGGCAACAAGATCAAGGCCTACGCGCTGCAGTCACAAGGCCTGGACACCTATGAGGCCAACCGGAAGCTGGGCTTCCCGGATGACCTGCGCAGCTACGACATCGCGGCCGAGATGCTGCGGCTGCTCGGCGTGCGTTCGGTGGACCTCATCACGAACAACCCGCTGAAAATTGCAGGCTTGGTGGACGAGGGAATTCCGGTTCGTCGACGCATTCCCTCGCGTACGGAGCACAATCCGCATAACGTCGACTACCTGAGGACCAAGCGCGAGCGGACGGGACATTTGATTGAGCTCTTCGCCGAGGACGAGGACAGCGAAGCCAAGGTCGGCTGA
- a CDS encoding MBL fold metallo-hydrolase, with the protein MPVPFQVRFWGVRGSVPAPGPRTQRYGGNTPCLEMRCGDELLIFDLGTGARELGDALSAAGTPSRASIFLSHYHYDHLQGLPFFTPLFQSRFAFTLHGAVREGRSLKDVLAGQMVPPYFPVTLQQVVRAGLTYRELVSGQQVEVGPAVVRALDLNHPGGNLGYRVECGGKVVVYATDVEPGCEKDLELVEFARGADVLIIDAMYTEDEYHGRKGAAKLGWGHSTWESAVHTANAAQVRQLVLFHHEPTRDDAAMDAFVDEVRKHRPEAIAAIEAQTITL; encoded by the coding sequence GTGCCCGTGCCCTTCCAGGTCCGTTTCTGGGGCGTGCGTGGCTCGGTGCCCGCACCGGGCCCGAGGACCCAGCGCTACGGTGGCAACACCCCCTGCCTGGAGATGCGGTGTGGGGACGAGCTCCTCATCTTCGATCTCGGCACCGGCGCACGGGAACTGGGCGATGCGCTGAGCGCCGCGGGCACGCCGTCGCGCGCCTCCATCTTCCTGTCCCACTACCACTACGATCATCTCCAGGGGCTGCCGTTCTTCACGCCCCTGTTCCAGTCGCGCTTCGCCTTCACCCTGCATGGCGCCGTGCGCGAGGGGCGCTCGTTGAAGGACGTGCTGGCCGGGCAGATGGTGCCGCCCTACTTCCCGGTGACGCTGCAGCAGGTGGTCCGCGCCGGGCTCACCTACCGGGAGCTCGTCTCGGGGCAGCAGGTGGAGGTGGGCCCCGCCGTGGTGCGCGCGTTGGACCTGAACCACCCGGGCGGCAACCTCGGCTACCGCGTGGAGTGCGGGGGCAAGGTGGTGGTGTACGCCACGGACGTGGAGCCCGGCTGCGAGAAGGACCTCGAGCTGGTGGAGTTCGCCCGCGGCGCGGACGTGCTCATCATCGACGCGATGTACACCGAGGACGAGTACCACGGCCGCAAGGGCGCCGCGAAGCTGGGCTGGGGCCACTCCACCTGGGAGTCCGCGGTGCACACCGCCAACGCCGCCCAGGTGCGGCAGCTGGTGCTCTTCCACCACGAGCCCACGCGCGACGACGCGGCCATGGACGCGTTCGTCGACGAGGTGCGCAAGCACCGCCCCGAGGCGATCGCCGCCATCGAGGCGCAGACGATCACGCTCTGA
- the lipB gene encoding lipoyl(octanoyl) transferase LipB, protein MSTLTVYRLGRVEYEDGLQLMKLFGEARREGLCGDVLLLLEHPAVLTLGRAAVRGNVLASDERLATEGVELFATDRGGDVTYHGPGQLVGYPVFLLPPGRQDVRRYVRDVEECMHRTLAEYGLASTTIPKWPGVWLGEADAPDARKIAAIGLHLSKWLTSHGFALNVNTHLPHFNFIIPCGIREAGVTSLQRELGHAVPLAEVETKVARHFGDVFGLRLVEPATPPTRTVSVTLLRGRGEDTRVLLLRRRPERGGFWQIVTGRMEPGEAPREAAARELREETGLTAEVVDLDYRHAFAVGSTVPPRLVEENAFAARCPDAFDVRLGDEHDAHEWVDVPTALERLPFKGLREAVARALRA, encoded by the coding sequence GTGAGCACGCTGACGGTGTACCGGCTCGGCCGGGTCGAGTACGAGGATGGCCTGCAGCTCATGAAGCTCTTCGGCGAGGCGCGCCGCGAGGGACTCTGCGGGGACGTGCTGCTGCTGCTCGAGCACCCGGCGGTGCTCACCCTGGGCCGCGCCGCGGTGCGCGGCAACGTGCTCGCCAGCGACGAGCGGCTGGCCACGGAGGGCGTGGAGCTGTTCGCGACGGATCGCGGCGGGGACGTCACCTACCATGGGCCCGGCCAGCTCGTGGGCTACCCCGTCTTCCTCCTGCCCCCGGGGCGCCAGGACGTGCGCCGCTACGTGCGGGACGTGGAGGAATGCATGCACCGCACGCTCGCCGAGTACGGACTGGCGTCCACCACCATCCCCAAGTGGCCCGGGGTGTGGCTGGGCGAGGCGGACGCGCCCGATGCGCGGAAGATCGCCGCCATCGGCCTGCACCTGTCCAAGTGGCTCACGAGCCACGGCTTCGCGCTCAACGTCAACACGCACCTGCCGCACTTCAACTTCATCATCCCCTGTGGCATCCGCGAGGCGGGCGTCACCTCGCTGCAGCGCGAGCTCGGTCATGCCGTGCCGCTCGCCGAGGTGGAGACGAAGGTGGCGCGGCACTTCGGCGACGTCTTCGGGCTGCGGCTCGTGGAGCCCGCCACGCCCCCCACGCGCACGGTGAGCGTCACGCTGCTGCGGGGACGGGGCGAGGACACGCGGGTGTTGCTGCTGCGCCGGCGGCCGGAGCGCGGTGGGTTCTGGCAGATCGTCACGGGCCGGATGGAGCCCGGCGAGGCGCCGCGCGAGGCGGCCGCGCGCGAATTGCGCGAGGAGACGGGCCTCACCGCCGAGGTGGTGGACCTGGACTACCGCCATGCGTTCGCGGTGGGGTCCACGGTGCCGCCGCGGCTCGTCGAGGAGAACGCCTTCGCGGCGCGGTGTCCGGACGCGTTCGACGTGCGGCTGGGCGACGAGCACGACGCCCACGAATGGGTGGACGTGCCCACGGCGCTCGAGCGGTTGCCCTTCAAGGGCCTGCGCGAGGCGGTGGCGCGAGCGCTCAGAGCGTGA
- a CDS encoding ClpX C4-type zinc finger protein: protein MADNVRDVIRAAQQAELGGDKRRAIELFQRAAELCQRTGNTPRATQLLRYALRLDPSRADLRETLDRLEAGEAIAGPPGAAPDDPNDEDLPDAPTWAVEEDGASLQDALREAELSVDRRANPVALAVKAMRSAVLKPPAVRPEEPAPAPAAPDEESGRFIERGPTRADPTLDAWCSFCCRPKTEVGALVAGPAGAFICATCIAESGGLLGGAAPAVPITRPRAVSRRVEEAALLGQDAAREALARGLAGGARRLLLLGPEGAGKSTWLRELARQGRGEFAPLESLEHASGDADLPLLVEDVDRLPAAAQAALEGFLTRQSRRTVVLSCRGSAVARGPSLVSDAGRVLLPTTAALAEATRGALPLGLLEQVQWLVSLEAPGVALLREIARRELRAREDVQVSDEVLTALAEEAAASPRLGHELKALLGRLPPGLWRVERGVP, encoded by the coding sequence ATGGCGGACAACGTTCGCGACGTCATCCGGGCGGCCCAACAGGCGGAGCTCGGCGGGGACAAACGCCGGGCCATCGAGTTGTTCCAGCGGGCCGCCGAGCTGTGCCAGCGCACGGGCAACACGCCCCGTGCCACGCAGCTCCTGCGCTACGCGCTGCGGTTGGATCCCTCCCGCGCGGACCTGCGGGAGACGTTGGACCGCCTGGAGGCGGGTGAGGCCATCGCGGGGCCGCCGGGCGCCGCGCCGGACGACCCGAACGACGAGGACCTGCCCGACGCGCCCACGTGGGCCGTCGAGGAGGATGGCGCCTCGCTCCAGGACGCCCTGCGCGAGGCGGAGCTGTCCGTGGATCGCCGCGCCAACCCCGTGGCCCTGGCCGTGAAGGCCATGCGCTCGGCGGTGCTCAAGCCCCCGGCGGTCCGTCCGGAGGAGCCCGCTCCCGCGCCCGCCGCCCCCGACGAGGAGTCGGGACGGTTCATCGAGCGGGGCCCCACCCGGGCGGATCCCACGCTCGACGCCTGGTGCTCGTTCTGCTGCCGTCCCAAGACCGAGGTGGGTGCGCTGGTGGCGGGACCCGCGGGGGCCTTCATCTGCGCGACCTGCATCGCCGAATCCGGTGGCCTGCTGGGCGGCGCGGCACCCGCTGTCCCCATCACCCGGCCCCGCGCGGTGTCCCGCCGCGTCGAGGAGGCCGCGCTGCTCGGCCAGGACGCCGCCCGGGAGGCCCTGGCGCGAGGCCTCGCGGGGGGCGCGCGGCGGTTGCTGCTGCTCGGGCCCGAGGGCGCGGGCAAGAGCACCTGGCTGCGGGAGCTGGCGCGGCAGGGGCGGGGAGAGTTCGCCCCGCTCGAATCGCTCGAGCACGCCTCGGGGGACGCGGACTTGCCCCTGCTCGTGGAGGACGTGGATCGGCTGCCCGCCGCCGCCCAGGCCGCGCTGGAGGGCTTCCTGACGCGCCAGAGCCGGCGCACCGTGGTGCTGTCCTGCCGGGGCAGCGCCGTGGCGCGAGGCCCCTCGCTGGTGTCCGACGCGGGCCGGGTGCTCCTGCCCACGACGGCCGCGCTCGCCGAGGCCACCCGGGGCGCGCTGCCGCTCGGCCTGCTGGAGCAGGTGCAGTGGCTGGTGTCGCTCGAGGCGCCTGGCGTGGCGCTGCTGCGGGAGATCGCCCGGCGCGAGCTGCGGGCGCGCGAGGACGTCCAGGTGTCCGACGAGGTGCTGACCGCCCTGGCCGAGGAGGCCGCCGCCTCGCCCCGGCTCGGGCATGAGCTGAAGGCCCTGCTGGGGCGGCTTCCCCCGGGGCTGTGGCGCGTGGAGAGGGGAGTGCCGTGA